From the Synechococcus sp. HK01-R genome, one window contains:
- a CDS encoding transglycosylase SLT domain-containing protein, producing the protein MSESSPRGLLLIGGTAIASLAVILAGQPLLQQLQLRLTPELDGTTLWNQYRWSSDPGQRRQAALLLSTTVNDASTRQRLLAGQGWGHSPLAAVTLQRQAQTAEQRQASEAAQGLWRDLLQRFPDSAASADARYHLSATNPALQRELRRRQPTHPAALDSAVRDGEALHLARWAPRHPGAAALLRRACNAPLSAATANERQWLVRGLAELGDGPAALRCLNGHPPQPITALALARALLQGDAQQQRTAEAMLVQLSQIQSTPAQGSQEIDIPLAAAELLSAPLKPDTALLEAIPKAVRNRSADVAAAEVRLGRRHDGAAVLSRWPQHPAIWQLQWDLAREALLKGQWRQAEDWLGRIPSDQLPEPLAARQQFWLGLAIGKQGRPQAAADIWKRLLAEHPPGFYTWRAEHRLKGTPLPALDTATSSAPELDPWQPLQSGDQEVDELWRLGLVKTALETWQSRHPQPPTAKEGVVEGRLRLANGDSWNGLERLWRASLRLVSDDCSTRTLVHRSQQPQTFLDHLSTAGQEASVRRELLQAIAKQESRFSPGVASPVGAIGLMQLMPETAAELAGAPLSEAALQEPSANARLGARYLAQLLRQWQGNAWLAIASYNAGPGAAGRWRNEELTRDPELWVERIPYPETRLYTKKVLGNLWAYLKPADQGCTRSEALRPPGD; encoded by the coding sequence GTGTCCGAGTCGTCCCCCCGCGGGCTGCTGCTGATCGGTGGCACGGCGATCGCCAGCCTTGCGGTGATCCTGGCGGGCCAGCCACTCCTGCAGCAGCTGCAGCTCAGGCTCACGCCCGAACTCGATGGAACCACCCTCTGGAACCAATACCGCTGGTCAAGCGATCCAGGTCAGCGCCGCCAGGCGGCACTGCTGCTCAGCACAACGGTGAACGACGCCAGCACCAGGCAACGACTGCTGGCCGGGCAGGGCTGGGGGCACTCCCCCCTGGCGGCAGTCACCCTGCAACGCCAGGCCCAAACCGCCGAACAGCGCCAGGCCTCTGAAGCAGCACAAGGGCTCTGGCGCGACTTGTTGCAGCGCTTTCCAGACAGCGCCGCCAGCGCCGATGCGCGCTATCACCTCAGCGCAACCAATCCAGCCCTCCAGCGGGAGCTGCGCCGACGCCAACCGACCCACCCCGCTGCTCTCGACAGCGCCGTCCGCGATGGCGAGGCGCTGCACCTGGCCCGCTGGGCCCCGAGGCATCCCGGCGCTGCAGCACTCCTGCGTCGGGCCTGCAACGCACCCTTGTCAGCAGCGACTGCCAATGAGCGCCAGTGGCTGGTCCGGGGCCTCGCAGAGCTGGGCGATGGCCCTGCGGCATTGCGCTGCCTGAACGGACACCCCCCTCAACCGATCACAGCGCTGGCTCTGGCACGGGCGCTGCTGCAGGGAGATGCCCAACAGCAACGAACTGCCGAAGCCATGCTCGTGCAGCTCAGCCAGATCCAGTCCACGCCAGCGCAGGGGTCGCAAGAGATCGACATCCCCCTGGCAGCGGCGGAACTCTTGAGCGCCCCCCTGAAACCGGATACCGCGCTGTTGGAGGCGATCCCTAAAGCAGTTCGCAATCGCTCCGCCGATGTGGCCGCTGCCGAGGTCCGTCTGGGTCGTCGCCATGATGGGGCCGCGGTGCTGAGTCGCTGGCCCCAACATCCCGCCATCTGGCAGTTGCAATGGGATCTTGCCCGGGAGGCTCTGCTGAAAGGGCAATGGCGACAGGCGGAAGATTGGCTCGGTCGCATTCCCTCCGATCAGCTCCCGGAACCTCTGGCGGCACGTCAGCAGTTCTGGCTGGGGCTAGCGATCGGCAAACAGGGACGCCCTCAGGCCGCAGCAGACATCTGGAAGCGACTGCTGGCGGAGCATCCCCCCGGCTTCTACACCTGGCGGGCGGAGCATCGGCTCAAAGGCACCCCCCTGCCAGCCCTGGATACAGCCACCAGTTCGGCCCCGGAGCTGGACCCCTGGCAACCACTGCAGAGTGGCGACCAGGAGGTGGATGAGCTCTGGCGCCTGGGGCTTGTCAAGACTGCCCTTGAAACCTGGCAGAGCCGCCATCCCCAGCCGCCCACTGCCAAAGAAGGGGTGGTGGAGGGCCGCTTGCGGCTGGCCAACGGCGACAGCTGGAACGGCCTCGAGCGTCTCTGGCGTGCCAGCCTCCGCCTGGTGTCTGACGACTGCTCCACCCGCACCCTGGTGCATCGCAGTCAGCAGCCCCAGACCTTCCTCGACCATCTGTCGACTGCCGGCCAGGAGGCAAGCGTTCGCAGAGAGTTACTTCAGGCGATCGCCAAGCAGGAATCACGCTTCTCACCAGGGGTGGCCTCACCCGTGGGAGCGATCGGGCTGATGCAACTGATGCCGGAAACCGCGGCGGAGCTGGCCGGTGCCCCCCTCAGCGAGGCGGCACTGCAGGAGCCAAGCGCCAATGCCCGCCTTGGAGCGCGCTACCTGGCCCAGCTGCTCCGGCAGTGGCAAGGCAATGCCTGGCTGGCAATCGCCAGTTACAATGCAGGCCCAGGCGCCGCAGGCCGCTGGCGCAACGAAGAACTGACACGCGACCCGGAGCTCTGGGTTGAGCGGATCCCCTATCCAGAAACTCGGCTCTACACCAAGAAAGTGCTGGGGAATCTCTGGGCCTATCTCAAGCCGGCAGACCAGGGGTGTACAAGAAGCGAAGCGCTTCGGCCCCCAGGGGACTAA
- the glmM gene encoding phosphoglucosamine mutase has product MDEIAVPPLGTPHPPAQVSFGTDGLRGRVGSAITPALALQVGFWCGRVLPQSGPVLIGMDSRSSGAMVVAALTAGLTAAGREVWTLGLCATPAVPGLIRRCGAAGGLMVSASHNPPHDNGIKVFGADGSKLRAELQQSIEAGLRGERDAGPADGLLSCAAAHHRPELLVQYRDSLLDSVGGQRLDGVPIVLDLCWGSATACAADVFAALGAELTVLHGEPDGARINVNCGSTHLEPLLQAVLQQRAAMGFAFDGDADRMLAVDGRGRVVDGDHVLFLWGAALQDAQALPEQRLVATVMSNLGFERAWQARGGVLERTPVGDQHVHAAMVSTGAALGGEQSGHILSAAHGLAGDGVLTALQLASLCQARQLTLADWFDQSFQAYPQKLVNVRVPDRTRRKGWADCAPLQALVLEAEAAMADQGRVLVRASGTEPLLRVMVEAAEQAVVEHWTSRLAEAADHHLNAA; this is encoded by the coding sequence ATGGACGAGATCGCGGTTCCGCCCTTGGGCACGCCACACCCTCCCGCCCAGGTCAGCTTCGGGACCGATGGCCTGAGGGGACGGGTTGGCTCCGCGATTACCCCTGCCCTCGCCCTGCAGGTGGGCTTCTGGTGTGGACGGGTGCTGCCGCAGTCTGGTCCGGTGCTGATCGGGATGGATTCCCGCAGCAGCGGAGCCATGGTGGTGGCCGCGCTCACCGCCGGGCTGACGGCTGCCGGTCGTGAGGTTTGGACTCTCGGACTCTGTGCCACCCCCGCCGTTCCCGGACTGATTCGCCGTTGCGGTGCCGCAGGCGGCCTGATGGTCTCGGCGAGCCATAACCCCCCGCACGACAACGGCATCAAGGTGTTTGGCGCCGATGGCAGCAAGCTGCGAGCGGAGTTGCAGCAGTCGATCGAAGCCGGACTGCGTGGTGAGCGGGATGCCGGGCCTGCCGATGGGCTGCTCAGCTGCGCAGCGGCGCACCATCGGCCGGAGTTGCTGGTTCAGTACAGGGACTCCTTGCTGGACAGTGTGGGCGGCCAGCGCTTGGACGGGGTGCCGATTGTGCTGGATCTCTGCTGGGGATCGGCGACCGCCTGCGCTGCGGATGTGTTTGCAGCCCTCGGCGCTGAGCTGACCGTGCTGCATGGTGAGCCGGATGGAGCACGGATCAATGTGAATTGCGGCTCCACGCACCTGGAGCCCCTGCTCCAGGCCGTGCTGCAGCAGAGGGCTGCCATGGGTTTTGCCTTTGATGGTGATGCTGACCGCATGCTTGCGGTGGATGGCAGAGGCCGAGTGGTCGATGGCGACCATGTGCTTTTTCTCTGGGGGGCCGCCCTGCAGGACGCCCAGGCCTTGCCGGAGCAGCGTTTGGTCGCCACCGTGATGTCCAATCTCGGGTTTGAACGGGCCTGGCAGGCGCGGGGTGGCGTGCTTGAACGCACGCCGGTGGGTGACCAGCACGTCCATGCCGCCATGGTCAGCACGGGCGCGGCCCTCGGCGGAGAGCAGTCGGGCCACATCCTTTCCGCCGCCCATGGCCTGGCCGGTGATGGGGTGCTGACCGCTTTACAGCTCGCCAGTCTTTGTCAGGCCCGGCAGCTGACCCTGGCTGATTGGTTCGATCAGAGCTTCCAGGCCTATCCGCAGAAGCTGGTGAACGTGCGCGTTCCTGACCGAACGCGCCGCAAGGGTTGGGCTGACTGTGCACCGCTTCAGGCTCTGGTGCTTGAGGCTGAGGCGGCCATGGCCGATCAGGGCCGGGTGCTTGTGCGGGCCAGCGGAACGGAGCCCCTGCTGCGGGTGATGGTTGAGGCAGCGGAGCAGGCTGTGGTGGAGCACTGGACGAGTCGCCTGGCTGAGGCGGCTGATCACCATCTCAACGCGGCCTGA
- a CDS encoding BadF/BadG/BcrA/BcrD ATPase family protein: MSPLFVAGFDAGQTTCRCRLLRWDPTNPSDGLDEPTLGDGEGSGVSHLEAEHGEARFIAAINSSLTAARAAAGLPSTAAPLAAVIGASGLEQGTALQGRAQALMAAALGLPAEHCLATGDERTALHGAFPNRPGIVLISGTGMIAVGRDDQGVEARSGGWGWMLDGGGSAFDLGHQGLQLTLRMADGRMAGAPLRHRLWDALGCNSAAEIKALVVRPERSVAALAQLAPLVVEAAGHGDHDARRIVQHSAQALAEAVKAVATTLALSAPAISPRGGVLSHLPLMRDLVEDALGERLPGWHWQQGGGDACAGALALAKGLLRPR, translated from the coding sequence ATGAGTCCCCTCTTTGTGGCCGGCTTCGATGCAGGCCAAACCACCTGCCGCTGCCGGCTGTTGCGCTGGGACCCAACCAACCCCAGCGACGGCCTCGACGAGCCAACGCTTGGAGATGGCGAGGGGTCTGGTGTCAGCCACCTTGAGGCTGAACACGGTGAAGCCCGCTTCATCGCTGCCATCAACAGCAGCCTGACCGCCGCCAGGGCAGCGGCGGGTCTGCCGTCAACGGCAGCGCCGCTCGCTGCGGTGATCGGCGCCAGCGGCCTGGAGCAGGGAACCGCCCTGCAGGGGCGAGCCCAAGCACTGATGGCTGCAGCCCTTGGACTGCCGGCGGAGCATTGTCTGGCCACCGGTGATGAGCGCACCGCCCTGCACGGCGCCTTCCCGAATCGCCCAGGCATCGTGCTGATCAGTGGCACCGGCATGATCGCCGTCGGCAGGGATGACCAAGGCGTTGAGGCCCGCAGTGGTGGCTGGGGCTGGATGCTGGATGGAGGCGGCAGCGCCTTCGATCTTGGCCATCAAGGACTGCAGCTGACCCTGCGCATGGCCGATGGCCGCATGGCCGGTGCCCCCTTGCGTCATCGGCTCTGGGATGCCCTGGGTTGCAACAGTGCTGCAGAGATCAAGGCCCTGGTGGTGCGACCGGAGCGAAGCGTGGCCGCCTTGGCCCAACTGGCACCGCTCGTGGTGGAGGCCGCCGGCCATGGGGATCACGACGCCCGCAGGATCGTGCAGCACTCGGCTCAGGCCCTGGCGGAAGCGGTTAAGGCCGTGGCCACAACCCTGGCGCTGAGCGCTCCTGCGATCAGTCCCCGAGGCGGCGTGCTCAGTCACCTGCCGCTGATGCGAGACCTTGTGGAGGACGCTCTCGGCGAACGCTTACCGGGCTGGCACTGGCAGCAGGGCGGTGGCGACGCCTGCGCCGGAGCACTGGCCCTCGCGAAGGGGCTGCTCAGGCCGCGTTGA
- a CDS encoding IctB family putative bicarbonate transporter has translation MAEAAAPTPLLLRWQGLLPSSHALRQRLSTWAGLILIALLAGLPLISRTGLGLVVLSAGALWLLWAACTPSGRIGSISGWLLLFLGIAVLATGLSPVPMAAAKGLAKLLSYLGVYALMRQLLASQPAWWDRLVAALLAGELVSSVIALRQLYGPTEELARWADPNSVAEGTIRIYGPLGNPNLLAGYLVPILPIAAVALIRWRGWGQRLFAACCLLLGSAATLFSYSRGGWLGMLAALGLFVLLLLLRAIRDWPALWRRLLPLALLVLAGLAIAIAATQIEPIRTRVVSLLAGRGDSSNNFRINVWLAAIDMIQDRPWIGIGPGNAAFNSIYPLYQQPKFNALSAYSVPLEILVETGVPGLITCLGLAWSSLQQGLIGLRERGNLSLPRLAALAAIAGLLVQGATDTIFFRPEVQIIGWFCLATLAQPLTAEPSDG, from the coding sequence ATGGCTGAGGCTGCGGCCCCGACTCCTCTGCTCCTGCGCTGGCAGGGCCTGCTTCCCAGCAGCCATGCCCTCAGGCAACGGCTGAGCACCTGGGCGGGTCTGATCCTGATCGCCCTACTCGCGGGCCTACCCCTGATCAGCAGAACCGGCCTCGGCCTGGTAGTCCTGAGCGCCGGAGCGCTGTGGCTGCTCTGGGCCGCATGCACCCCCTCCGGACGGATTGGCTCCATCAGCGGCTGGTTGCTGCTCTTCCTGGGCATCGCAGTCCTGGCCACGGGTCTCTCACCGGTGCCGATGGCTGCCGCCAAAGGCTTGGCCAAACTGCTCAGCTATCTGGGCGTGTACGCCCTGATGCGACAGCTGCTGGCAAGCCAGCCGGCCTGGTGGGACCGACTCGTGGCGGCCCTGCTGGCCGGAGAACTGGTGAGCAGCGTGATCGCCCTGCGTCAGCTCTATGGCCCAACCGAAGAACTCGCCCGCTGGGCCGATCCCAATTCCGTGGCCGAAGGAACGATCCGCATCTACGGCCCCTTGGGCAATCCCAACCTGCTGGCTGGCTATCTGGTGCCAATCCTGCCGATCGCCGCTGTGGCCCTGATCCGCTGGCGCGGCTGGGGGCAGCGGCTCTTCGCCGCTTGCTGCCTCCTGCTGGGCAGCGCAGCCACCCTGTTCAGCTACAGCCGCGGTGGCTGGCTGGGCATGCTCGCTGCACTAGGGCTGTTCGTGCTGCTGCTGCTGCTGCGGGCGATCCGCGACTGGCCTGCCCTCTGGCGCAGGCTGCTGCCCCTGGCCCTGCTCGTGCTGGCCGGACTGGCCATCGCCATCGCCGCCACCCAGATCGAGCCGATCCGCACCCGGGTGGTGAGCCTGCTGGCCGGCCGTGGCGACAGCTCCAACAACTTCCGGATCAACGTCTGGCTCGCCGCAATCGACATGATCCAAGACCGCCCCTGGATCGGCATTGGCCCTGGCAATGCCGCTTTCAACAGCATCTACCCCCTCTACCAACAACCCAAATTCAATGCCCTGAGCGCCTACTCGGTGCCCCTCGAGATCCTGGTTGAGACCGGTGTTCCCGGCCTGATCACCTGCCTTGGCCTGGCCTGGAGCAGCCTGCAGCAGGGCCTGATCGGACTGCGGGAGCGCGGCAACCTCAGCCTGCCCCGCCTGGCGGCCCTGGCGGCCATCGCCGGCCTTTTGGTACAGGGCGCCACCGACACGATCTTCTTCCGACCGGAGGTGCAGATCATCGGTTGGTTCTGTCTGGCGACCCTGGCGCAGCCCCTGACGGCAGAGCCCAGCGACGGATGA
- the trmB gene encoding tRNA (guanosine(46)-N7)-methyltransferase TrmB, protein MRQHVNPLSRFFQLPRELPGPTELFNDPLQPIHLDIGCARGRFLLDLAAVQPHWNHLGVEIRRPLVDAAQRECQQLELGNLHFLFCNANVSLEGWLGALASDRLQRVSIQFPDPWFKKRHRKRRVLQPSLLLAIAAALAPGRELFLQSDVLEVIEPMVQLTELSGVFSRPPEDARPWRGDNPLPVATERERYVLAQDLPVYRALFRRNDRPLPGREALETAWERVDNPADDTPGTPDG, encoded by the coding sequence ATGCGTCAGCACGTCAATCCCCTCAGCCGGTTCTTCCAGCTGCCCCGTGAGCTGCCTGGTCCCACCGAGCTCTTCAACGATCCCCTGCAGCCGATTCACCTCGACATCGGTTGTGCCCGCGGTCGCTTCCTGCTCGATCTCGCCGCCGTGCAACCGCACTGGAATCATCTGGGCGTGGAGATTCGACGGCCCCTCGTGGACGCCGCCCAGCGCGAATGCCAACAGCTGGAGCTGGGCAACCTTCATTTCCTCTTCTGCAACGCCAACGTCAGCCTGGAGGGCTGGCTTGGCGCACTAGCGAGCGACCGCCTGCAGCGGGTCTCGATCCAGTTCCCCGACCCATGGTTCAAAAAGCGCCATCGCAAGCGACGGGTGCTGCAACCGTCGCTGCTGCTTGCCATCGCCGCGGCCCTCGCCCCCGGCCGGGAGTTGTTCCTGCAGAGCGATGTTCTCGAAGTGATTGAACCGATGGTGCAGCTCACGGAGCTGTCCGGGGTCTTCTCCAGGCCTCCAGAGGATGCAAGGCCCTGGCGCGGAGATAATCCCCTACCCGTCGCCACCGAACGGGAGCGCTACGTGCTTGCCCAGGACCTGCCGGTTTACCGGGCACTGTTCCGTCGCAACGATCGCCCACTGCCCGGGCGGGAGGCACTCGAAACCGCCTGGGAACGGGTCGATAATCCGGCAGACGACACCCCAGGCACCCCCGATGGCTGA
- a CDS encoding FIST N-terminal domain-containing protein: MTPFSPLNWFRSPAAQARCRTALSSQTSLDAAVKQVAEELGSASADLALVFVSSHFASDLPRLLPLLRERLKAEHWLGCTGGGVVGTDRSGQASELERSAALSVTLLNLPGAILKPFAVTTETLPDLDGPAERWQEWFDLDPATTRSMLLLVDPGSSGINDLISGRDYAYAGADCIGGIAAPHNAPHGSLLIGDQVCNGAIGLGIGGDWTLEPVVAQGCRPIGPVFAIEQSHRNVLLQLSANNTSASPVDCLQRVLADLSDEEREQAKDSLFLGVERRDWVVGHQNDAGPGSAFLVRNLIGVDPRNGAVAVAERVRPGQNVQFQLREANASRQEASQLLCAARERCESAPLMGLLFACLGRGSGLFGCADGDVSIARSVMADLPIAGAFCNGEIGPLGGSTHLHGYTACWGLLRHAPLNV, encoded by the coding sequence ATGACGCCGTTTTCGCCGCTCAACTGGTTCCGCTCGCCCGCTGCGCAGGCCCGATGCCGCACGGCCCTCTCGAGCCAGACCTCCCTGGACGCGGCCGTGAAACAGGTGGCAGAAGAGCTGGGCAGTGCTTCAGCTGATCTGGCGCTTGTCTTTGTGTCCAGTCATTTCGCCAGTGACCTCCCCCGCCTGCTGCCACTGCTGAGGGAGCGTTTGAAGGCGGAGCACTGGCTGGGCTGCACCGGGGGTGGAGTCGTCGGCACAGACCGAAGTGGCCAGGCCTCAGAGCTTGAGCGCAGTGCAGCCCTCAGCGTGACCCTGCTCAACCTGCCGGGGGCCATCCTCAAGCCTTTTGCCGTCACCACCGAGACACTGCCGGATCTCGATGGCCCCGCCGAGCGGTGGCAGGAATGGTTTGATCTCGACCCCGCGACCACGCGCTCGATGCTGCTGCTGGTCGATCCAGGCAGCAGTGGCATCAACGATCTCATCAGCGGTCGCGACTATGCCTATGCCGGGGCGGATTGCATCGGCGGCATCGCTGCGCCCCACAACGCTCCCCATGGCTCCCTGCTGATCGGTGACCAGGTTTGCAATGGAGCGATCGGGCTCGGCATCGGTGGTGATTGGACCCTCGAACCGGTGGTCGCCCAGGGCTGCCGGCCGATTGGGCCGGTGTTTGCCATCGAGCAGTCGCACCGCAATGTGCTCCTGCAGCTCAGTGCCAACAACACCAGTGCTAGCCCTGTGGACTGCCTGCAGCGGGTGCTGGCCGATCTCTCCGACGAGGAGCGGGAACAGGCCAAGGATTCCCTCTTCCTTGGTGTCGAACGTCGTGACTGGGTGGTCGGTCATCAGAACGACGCTGGGCCAGGCAGCGCCTTCCTGGTGCGCAATCTGATCGGCGTGGATCCCCGCAACGGCGCTGTCGCGGTGGCGGAGCGGGTGCGCCCCGGACAAAACGTGCAGTTTCAGCTGCGGGAAGCCAATGCCTCCCGCCAGGAGGCCAGTCAGCTGCTCTGCGCGGCCCGCGAACGCTGCGAGAGTGCCCCGCTCATGGGCCTACTGTTCGCCTGCCTGGGCCGCGGCAGCGGGCTCTTTGGCTGCGCCGACGGGGATGTCTCGATCGCCCGCAGCGTGATGGCCGATCTGCCCATCGCCGGCGCCTTCTGCAACGGCGAGATCGGTCCCCTCGGCGGCAGCACCCACCTCCACGGCTACACCGCCTGCTGGGGGCTTCTGCGACATGCCCCTCTCAACGTCTGA
- a CDS encoding DUF3177 family protein: MPDLPYRSLVWLTYRLGATFAFGVPLLLLIWAAVRREGAMVRLLTIYWKVASLMAISLLLLTDQRPLGYIVLFIAPILMLVSVWFWVDLNEELADLPPWRPLPLTVRVWRWALSGFAVLATLMAASSLPCSRVLATADCKAWLEAPQGLHRVVERLFDFVFGGQWTEAVAAFVGYVVLVAYLVGLIQWLLVRLPKQGRVAGEF; this comes from the coding sequence GTGCCTGATCTTCCCTATCGCAGCCTGGTCTGGCTCACCTACAGGCTGGGGGCCACCTTCGCCTTCGGTGTGCCGCTCCTGCTCCTGATCTGGGCGGCCGTGCGCCGGGAGGGGGCGATGGTGCGCCTGCTCACGATTTACTGGAAGGTGGCCAGCCTGATGGCAATCAGTCTGCTGCTGCTCACCGATCAACGGCCCCTCGGCTACATCGTTCTCTTCATCGCGCCGATTCTCATGTTGGTGTCGGTGTGGTTCTGGGTGGATCTGAATGAGGAGCTGGCGGATCTGCCCCCTTGGCGTCCGCTGCCGCTCACTGTGCGGGTCTGGCGCTGGGCCCTGAGTGGCTTCGCTGTGCTGGCGACGCTGATGGCCGCCAGCAGTCTTCCTTGCAGTCGTGTGTTGGCGACTGCGGATTGCAAGGCATGGCTGGAGGCGCCCCAGGGGCTGCACCGGGTGGTGGAGCGATTGTTTGATTTCGTCTTCGGCGGGCAGTGGACGGAGGCTGTGGCCGCTTTTGTTGGTTACGTCGTGCTGGTGGCTTACCTGGTGGGCTTGATCCAGTGGCTGCTGGTGCGCTTGCCAAAGCAGGGGCGGGTCGCTGGTGAGTTCTGA